GAAGTCGTTGTCGTTGATCAGCGCGAGGGTGTCACGGCCCGTGACCGCCACGCCCTCGATCTTGCCGGGGATTCCCTCGATCGTGCCGAGGTCGACGACGAGACTCTTGTGCAGGACGGGAACGCCCGCCGCCGAGGGGTCGGCGAGTTCCTCGTACGAAGGCGAGGACGCCGGGTCGTCCCAGGCCGAGCCCAGGATGCCGGAGCCGTGGGGGAGGGTCACACGGTGCAGCCGCGCGGCCTTGTCGGTGCGCTCCTCCACGAGCAGGGTGTTGCGGCCGAGCGCGACCACCGAGGAGATCTTCAGCTCGGAGGTGTCGTCCTCGCTGGGATCGACGACCTCGACCGGGTCGAAGCGGTAGGCGTACTCGGCGGTGACCGCGTGCCTCTTCGTCGAGAAGCGCAGCAGCCGGACATTGCGCGAGCTCTCGCCCGCGTCCTCGTCGGGGAGGGAGAGCGGGCTCTGCACGGCCAGCACCAGATCGCCGCCGGGCAGCAGGGCGAGCCCTTCGAACCCACGGTTGATCTTGCGGTTCAGCAGGATGCCCGGCAGTGCCTCGACCACCGGGTAGCCGGCCCCTTCCAGCCGGAGCCCCTCGGGGACGTAGCGGGCGAGCACCCGGCCGCGCGAGGAGACGTGGACGAGGGAGGGCCCGTACTCGTCGACCAGCCAGAAGGTTCCGTCCGCCGCGCGCACGATGCCCTCGGTGTCGAGGCCGTTCGGGTCGTACGCGAGTGGTGTCCGCGCGTCATGGCCGTACGGGGCCTCGTCACGTCCCTGCTGGTTCGGCAGGCCGGTGACGGCGGCACCGGACGATGTCGTCAGGGGAAGGGCCTGGAGCACGTCGATCCGCTTGCCGCTGACGCGGATCTTCACGATCGCGGGGTCGAAGCCGGGCACGGGGAACGTACGCCGCTTCTTGCCGTCGATCTTGATCTGGCCGTTGGGGCCCCGGTCCGTGACCGTCCAGTACTCACCCTTGCGGCCCGCCGGGTAGATGTCACTGCCGATGCCCCCGAGCATCACGCCGCGGTCGTCGGAGACCGAACCGGCCAGCAGGCCGTTGCTGAACCCGGCAAGCGGAATGTCGCCGAGGACGGCGCTCCCGGTGACCTCCGCGGTCGGTACCGCGGCGTTGTCGTGATGTCCGGCGCGGTCCTGTGCACCGGTCGCCGTGGTGGCCACGCAGAGCGTCCCCAGCAGGGCGAGCGGCAGCCCGGCGGTGAGAGAACGACGGACGGTACGCGCGGACATGGGGCCTCCTGATGCACTGACGCTCGGACGAGCGTCAGGTTCCGCCGTCGCCCTCAACGCGTGGTGACATCGAGTTGAACGTGAGGACAGCACGTGACGAACGCGGGCGCGGCCCGCTCGCCGGCCCTGGTCGGGAGACGCGCTGCTGCCCGATGTGTACCGCTGCCCGGCCCCTGGTTCCGGCGCACTCCTCGTCACCGTCCCCACCTGGGCCCGACCACCCCGGATCCGCCCCGACACCCCCTGGATAGGGTGGCTGCGACAGCACACCGTGAACCGGAACCAAGGAGCAGACGTGAGCGAGCCGGCGTCCATCGCCCTGCAGCAGGAGATCGCCCGGGATCTCGAGGT
The Streptomyces sp. NBC_00234 DNA segment above includes these coding regions:
- a CDS encoding esterase-like activity of phytase family protein; this encodes MSARTVRRSLTAGLPLALLGTLCVATTATGAQDRAGHHDNAAVPTAEVTGSAVLGDIPLAGFSNGLLAGSVSDDRGVMLGGIGSDIYPAGRKGEYWTVTDRGPNGQIKIDGKKRRTFPVPGFDPAIVKIRVSGKRIDVLQALPLTTSSGAAVTGLPNQQGRDEAPYGHDARTPLAYDPNGLDTEGIVRAADGTFWLVDEYGPSLVHVSSRGRVLARYVPEGLRLEGAGYPVVEALPGILLNRKINRGFEGLALLPGGDLVLAVQSPLSLPDEDAGESSRNVRLLRFSTKRHAVTAEYAYRFDPVEVVDPSEDDTSELKISSVVALGRNTLLVEERTDKAARLHRVTLPHGSGILGSAWDDPASSPSYEELADPSAAGVPVLHKSLVVDLGTIEGIPGKIEGVAVTGRDTLALINDNDFGMTDGAEAFDANGRLVDSGIETSVTLLKLPRPLRG